From the genome of Winogradskyella forsetii, one region includes:
- a CDS encoding ABC transporter ATP-binding protein, with amino-acid sequence MIQIKDLEKFYKTEEVQTIALNKLSFGVKEGEFVAIMGPSGCGKSTLLNILGLLDDPDAGSFMFNGVEVAGYNERKRSELRKHNIGFVFQSFNLIDELTVFENVELPLIYTGVKPAERKKQVEAVLEKMQIMHRRNHFPQQLSGGQQQRVAVARAVVNNPKLILADEPTGNLDSTNGNEVMDLLIDLNEAGTTIIMVTHSEHDAKYSHRIIRMLDGQKVTENILA; translated from the coding sequence ATGATACAAATTAAGGACTTAGAGAAATTTTATAAGACCGAAGAAGTACAAACTATTGCCTTAAACAAACTGTCCTTCGGAGTTAAAGAAGGTGAATTTGTTGCCATTATGGGACCTTCAGGTTGTGGAAAATCCACTTTGCTGAACATCTTGGGCTTATTGGATGATCCGGATGCCGGCAGTTTTATGTTTAACGGTGTGGAGGTCGCAGGTTACAATGAGCGTAAACGTTCAGAATTGCGCAAACACAACATAGGTTTTGTATTCCAAAGCTTCAACCTCATTGATGAGCTTACCGTTTTCGAAAACGTAGAATTACCATTAATCTATACAGGTGTAAAACCAGCAGAACGCAAAAAACAAGTGGAAGCCGTATTGGAAAAAATGCAAATCATGCATCGTCGTAATCACTTTCCACAGCAATTATCTGGTGGACAACAACAACGTGTGGCTGTGGCGAGAGCTGTGGTTAATAATCCAAAATTAATTTTGGCAGATGAGCCCACTGGTAATCTGGATAGTACCAATGGAAACGAGGTCATGGATTTATTAATAGACCTGAACGAAGCAGGAACAACCATAATTATGGTCACACACAGTGAACATGATGCCAAATACAGTCACAGAATCATTAGAATGTTAGATGGACAGAAAGTGACAGAGAACATTTTAGCGTAG
- a CDS encoding ABC transporter permease, translating to MLKNYFKIAFRNLIKNKVYSFINISGLAIGMAATILIGLWIADELSFNNHFENRGTIAQVFQSQTINNDIGTGPAIPRPLEFALRQDYPDNFKHIIMTSWEQPRYLKFGETNIYRTGNAMQEGAPDMLNLDIIAGEKNGLKEKNSIMLSVSTAKSLFGNQTALGKIVKVNNEDDLAVTAIYRDIPANNSFSDMKYIIPWKHYVTTQPWLEWSKDSWDNNSFQLFVQINENTTMESVTAKIIDVKKNASSETAEFNPQLFLLPMKDWYLRSDFENGVQSGGRIENVWLFGVIGLFILLLACINFVNLSTARSEKRAIEVGIRKSIGSQRSQLIFQFLSESFLIVLLSFIVALGIVLLFLNGFNNLASKAIVFPWTDIQFWLISVVFVMVTAFLAGSYPALYLSSFNPVAVLKGTFKSGRFSSLPRKILVVAQFTVSVALIIGTLVVMNQIQFSKDRPVGYNKEGLIQIPVMSNEFIGKRDLMRNQFIASGGAMEMAGTSAPMTSVWSNRSGYTWEGKPPGFQEDLAHTTVSYEFVETLGLKLIAGRGFSREFATDSNAVILNETAVKYMNLKNPIGTYIRDSDTEDPSPPLKIVGVVEDMVIQSPYSPVKQAMYVFDFDDNTAFYNVRLNPEKSTAENLALIEAVFKKNFPNTPFDYQFVDEEYGAKFKAEERIASLARVFTALAIFISCLGLFGLASFVAEQRTKEIGVRKVLGASISQLWLLLSKDFITLVVIALLVASPIAYYIMGTWLQKFSYRTSVTWDVFAIACFGALIITLVTVSIQAIKAASANPVKSLRTE from the coding sequence ATGCTTAAAAATTATTTCAAAATAGCGTTCAGAAATCTTATTAAAAATAAGGTGTATTCATTTATCAATATTTCTGGATTGGCAATTGGCATGGCAGCAACGATACTCATAGGTTTATGGATTGCCGACGAGTTAAGTTTTAATAATCATTTTGAAAATAGAGGGACTATAGCTCAAGTGTTCCAAAGTCAAACGATTAATAATGATATAGGAACTGGTCCTGCTATTCCAAGACCATTAGAGTTTGCTCTACGCCAAGATTATCCGGATAATTTTAAGCATATTATAATGACTTCTTGGGAGCAACCTAGATACTTGAAATTTGGGGAAACCAACATTTACAGAACAGGAAACGCCATGCAGGAGGGAGCACCTGACATGTTGAATCTAGATATCATTGCTGGCGAAAAAAATGGTCTTAAAGAAAAGAATTCAATCATGCTATCTGTATCTACCGCAAAATCTTTATTTGGTAATCAGACTGCTCTAGGCAAAATAGTAAAAGTAAATAACGAAGATGATTTAGCAGTCACAGCCATTTACAGAGACATACCGGCTAATAATTCGTTTAGTGACATGAAGTATATCATTCCATGGAAACATTATGTAACCACGCAACCATGGTTAGAATGGTCTAAAGACTCTTGGGACAATAACTCGTTTCAATTGTTTGTGCAGATCAATGAAAATACAACGATGGAAAGCGTTACTGCCAAGATAATTGATGTAAAGAAAAATGCCTCTTCAGAAACAGCTGAATTCAACCCGCAATTATTTTTATTACCAATGAAAGATTGGTACTTGAGAAGTGATTTTGAAAATGGTGTGCAATCTGGTGGACGTATAGAAAACGTATGGTTATTTGGTGTTATCGGCTTGTTTATTCTATTATTGGCATGTATCAATTTTGTAAATTTAAGTACAGCACGTTCAGAAAAACGTGCGATAGAAGTTGGAATTAGAAAGTCTATTGGCTCACAACGTAGTCAACTGATTTTTCAATTTTTAAGCGAGTCATTTTTAATCGTTTTACTTTCGTTTATAGTTGCTTTGGGAATCGTGTTGCTCTTTTTAAATGGCTTTAATAATCTAGCTAGCAAAGCCATTGTTTTTCCATGGACCGATATTCAATTTTGGTTAATTTCAGTAGTCTTTGTTATGGTAACTGCATTTTTGGCTGGGAGTTATCCTGCATTATACTTATCTTCTTTTAATCCTGTAGCCGTTTTAAAGGGCACATTTAAATCTGGTCGTTTTTCTTCATTACCTCGAAAAATATTGGTTGTTGCTCAATTTACGGTTTCCGTGGCATTGATTATAGGAACTTTGGTGGTAATGAATCAAATTCAATTTTCTAAAGATCGACCAGTAGGTTATAATAAAGAAGGGCTTATTCAAATACCCGTAATGAGCAATGAGTTTATTGGGAAAAGAGATCTTATGCGTAATCAATTTATAGCCTCAGGAGGTGCTATGGAAATGGCTGGTACAAGTGCACCAATGACCAGTGTATGGTCCAATAGGTCTGGTTATACTTGGGAAGGTAAACCTCCAGGTTTTCAGGAGGATTTAGCGCATACTACAGTGTCTTATGAATTTGTAGAAACATTAGGATTAAAGCTCATAGCTGGCCGTGGGTTTTCTAGGGAATTTGCAACAGATTCCAATGCCGTAATTCTTAACGAAACAGCAGTGAAATACATGAATCTTAAAAACCCTATTGGAACTTATATAAGAGATTCTGATACAGAAGATCCTAGTCCACCATTAAAAATAGTCGGTGTTGTTGAAGATATGGTTATCCAATCGCCTTACAGTCCCGTAAAACAAGCCATGTATGTTTTTGATTTCGATGATAATACAGCTTTTTATAATGTAAGGCTTAATCCAGAAAAAAGTACCGCTGAAAATTTAGCACTTATCGAAGCTGTTTTTAAAAAGAACTTCCCAAATACACCTTTCGATTATCAATTTGTGGATGAAGAATATGGTGCGAAATTCAAAGCTGAAGAGCGCATAGCGAGTTTGGCTAGAGTATTTACGGCGCTTGCTATTTTTATTAGTTGTTTAGGGCTGTTTGGATTGGCATCGTTTGTAGCTGAACAGCGGACTAAGGAAATCGGTGTTCGAAAAGTACTGGGAGCATCTATTAGTCAGCTATGGTTATTACTATCAAAAGATTTCATCACTCTCGTGGTAATAGCTTTGTTAGTTGCTTCTCCAATTGCCTATTATATAATGGGGACGTGGTTACAAAAATTCAGCTACCGAACATCTGTGACTTGGGATGTGTTTGCTATTGCCTGTTTTGGAGCCTTGATTATTACATTGGTTACGGTAAGTATTCAAGCGATTAAGGCGGCTTCAGCAAATCCTGTAAAATCATTGCGTACAGAATAA
- a CDS encoding ABC transporter permease, with protein sequence MFRNYFKIAIRNLWKNRTFTSLNILGLTAAFGVAILLAMYAVFQLSFDKFHQHGDHLYQVYSEDSSPNGIEANTSKSEPFAAALKDETTGVEKITRYNGSNALLTYDNKQFSMSCAYVDPDFFEMFSFPIIEGDQQNPITSESSIALTKLASKRIFGDENAVGQTVSILRDEEMVPFTVSAIIEDFPETSSMGFDMVLNFKSQGQHAYARGIGRWDVENHEVYMQLAEGVNPEQFEKNTTNFTELHYKNEIDNAKRDGIQPNGDGNYRQVKLLPLADIRFANFNQGPVTVNRTMPYLILGIAVLILFIACVNFVNMSIAKSDQRLREIGMRKTLGANNKQLFFQFWGESALVFLVSIGLGVFTAALLLPSFQTLFRTKASFTTLSNPSLLIVIVLAVALITLIAGGYPAVLMSRLGTLQSLKGKLEINGKNYLRNSLMVLQFGIAILLISGTLVLWNQVEFMRTKDLGFNKDQVIAFPLNGKRNDQQALELLRNSLQDKTNIVSITASNNILGVGKDGSRSTSILGFDYKGRGVDTHMLVVDGDYIETLDLNVIEGRSFRKNLVSDSLSIIINESMAKQLNEDDILASKIDLDDKFFSIVGVIKDFNFKELDQNIEPLTLFPSSNSNLRNAYVKVIPQNLQQSYDDVKAAWATIEPNAEFQGSFLNENIDRTLRNERTMATMIGSGSILAIILSCIGLFAMSLLVVAQRRKEIGIRKIVGASVSAITVLLTKDFIKLVAIAFLIATPIAWWAMSKWLQNYAYRIDLNIWIFLMAGCIAVLIAILTIAGKTIKAATSNPVKSLRTE encoded by the coding sequence ATGTTTAGAAATTATTTCAAAATAGCGATTAGAAATCTTTGGAAAAATAGAACGTTTACTTCACTTAATATTTTAGGGCTTACAGCTGCATTTGGAGTCGCTATTTTATTGGCTATGTATGCTGTATTTCAATTGTCTTTTGACAAATTTCATCAGCATGGAGATCATCTCTATCAGGTATATTCAGAAGATAGTTCGCCAAATGGAATTGAAGCTAATACTTCAAAATCTGAACCTTTTGCAGCAGCACTAAAAGATGAGACAACAGGAGTCGAGAAAATAACACGATATAATGGATCAAATGCATTATTGACTTATGACAATAAACAATTTAGTATGAGTTGTGCCTATGTTGATCCTGATTTTTTTGAGATGTTTAGTTTTCCTATAATCGAAGGAGATCAACAAAACCCAATAACTTCAGAATCTTCAATTGCATTGACCAAACTTGCTTCAAAACGCATATTTGGAGACGAAAATGCTGTTGGACAAACTGTCTCTATTTTAAGGGATGAAGAAATGGTCCCCTTTACGGTTTCTGCTATAATTGAAGATTTTCCAGAGACCAGTTCCATGGGCTTTGATATGGTTTTAAATTTCAAAAGTCAAGGGCAACATGCTTATGCTAGAGGCATTGGTCGTTGGGATGTTGAAAATCATGAAGTGTATATGCAACTGGCAGAAGGAGTGAATCCTGAACAGTTTGAAAAGAACACCACAAATTTCACCGAACTACATTATAAAAACGAGATTGACAATGCTAAGCGCGATGGAATTCAGCCTAATGGTGATGGTAATTACAGGCAAGTTAAACTTTTACCATTAGCAGATATTAGATTTGCTAATTTTAATCAAGGGCCAGTTACGGTAAATCGCACCATGCCTTATTTGATTTTAGGTATTGCAGTTTTAATTCTATTTATCGCTTGTGTCAATTTTGTAAATATGAGCATTGCGAAAAGCGACCAAAGATTGCGCGAAATAGGCATGCGAAAAACCCTAGGCGCAAATAACAAACAATTATTTTTTCAGTTTTGGGGTGAAAGTGCTTTGGTATTTTTAGTGTCAATAGGTTTGGGAGTTTTTACGGCTGCGTTACTGTTACCTTCTTTTCAAACGTTGTTTAGAACCAAAGCCTCATTTACGACGTTGTCGAATCCTTCTTTATTGATTGTGATAGTTTTGGCTGTTGCTCTTATTACTTTGATTGCAGGAGGTTATCCTGCCGTATTGATGAGTCGCCTTGGAACACTTCAAAGTTTAAAGGGTAAATTAGAAATCAACGGAAAGAACTACTTACGTAATAGTTTAATGGTTTTGCAATTTGGTATTGCCATATTACTTATTAGTGGCACGCTTGTACTTTGGAATCAGGTAGAGTTTATGCGCACCAAAGATTTAGGATTCAATAAAGATCAAGTCATCGCTTTTCCGTTAAATGGTAAACGAAACGACCAACAAGCTCTGGAATTACTTAGAAATTCTCTTCAAGATAAAACGAATATTGTAAGCATTACGGCGTCTAATAATATTTTGGGTGTTGGCAAAGACGGCTCGCGTTCTACAAGTATTCTAGGATTTGACTACAAAGGACGAGGAGTCGATACGCATATGTTGGTTGTAGATGGAGATTATATTGAAACCTTGGATTTGAATGTAATTGAAGGGCGTTCATTTCGCAAAAACCTTGTAAGTGATAGCCTGTCTATCATCATTAATGAATCCATGGCAAAACAACTGAATGAGGACGACATATTAGCTTCAAAAATAGATCTGGACGACAAATTTTTTTCGATTGTAGGGGTTATTAAAGATTTTAATTTTAAAGAACTAGACCAGAATATTGAGCCTTTAACATTATTTCCGTCTTCTAACTCAAATTTACGAAATGCCTACGTGAAAGTTATACCACAAAATTTACAGCAGTCCTACGATGATGTAAAAGCAGCATGGGCAACTATAGAACCCAATGCAGAATTCCAAGGCTCTTTTTTAAATGAAAATATAGATCGTACACTACGTAATGAGCGCACCATGGCAACGATGATTGGAAGTGGTTCCATTTTAGCTATTATACTAAGTTGTATTGGTCTTTTTGCGATGTCATTGTTGGTTGTGGCACAACGTCGTAAGGAAATTGGTATTCGTAAGATTGTAGGCGCAAGTGTTTCGGCTATCACAGTATTGCTCACCAAGGATTTTATAAAATTGGTTGCCATTGCTTTTCTTATAGCAACACCCATTGCTTGGTGGGCTATGAGTAAGTGGTTACAAAATTATGCCTACCGTATTGATCTCAATATCTGGATATTTCTTATGGCTGGTTGCATTGCAGTACTAATAGCGATACTAACAATCGCTGGGAAAACAATCAAAGCAGCAACATCTAATCCTGTAAAATCGCTTAGAACAGAATAA
- a CDS encoding ABC transporter permease, protein MKHKVFSLINIVGLTIGLSASFVIGLMIYYDATFDTFHEDGDRIYRVVSDFSDPEGIGYNPGVTLALEDAIKDNLNFEIVNGFYVERPMKVENKANDLEFKWPNFVIFTTQDYFKMFKYKFLAGDASHVLSNPNNVVLTEKRAADYFPNMLPTDIVGKTLVYNDSLNVTVSGIVENFKERTDFVFEEFISRPTLLQTRLRENVLNKQWENTNSDSQLFVKVSPSADLNAVQKRFDDLAETHRSDDSKKYGYKQQFKLQPLSDIHFNENYGIYDWSKGQASKSLLTSLALVALFLLVLGCINFINLNTAQASQRAKEIGIRKTLGSSRKQLIGQFMGETFLLVLTSAVLSLVLSKWLIAVFSDFVPEGLGFELFKSPLIILGILILLMVVTFLSGFYPALVLSKFNTVSVLKNHLSVGDKKIKLRKFLTVFQFSIAQMFIIATLLVGQQINYLLSKDMGFKTDAIVSVYSPRGEREISKKEIYVQKLKTIPELKKISIGGVAPASLNTNSTTVTYRNGEKEVNSELQFIFGDAMYSELFDLNILAGRTLRNDTIKELVINEKCLRNLGFANPDEAIGKTVQLSNETIPIVGVMADFHQRSLRSEIKPMALRGDWNRPDWSQFQAIHIAFQNASSEDLKATLSKIENAYKSVYTETDDYRLEFLDETIQNFYNRERKVSKLLSWATGLSILISCLGLLGLVIYTTNRRVKEIGVRKVLGASLLQINALLCKEFLVLVAIAFIVAAPLAWFGINSWLQNFAYKTTISFWVFLVSGFAMIFFALLVISAKTLQAANANPVNSLRSE, encoded by the coding sequence ATGAAGCACAAAGTGTTTTCTCTAATCAACATAGTTGGTCTTACCATTGGTTTAAGTGCTTCATTCGTTATCGGTTTAATGATTTATTATGATGCAACTTTCGATACCTTTCATGAGGATGGTGACCGAATCTATAGAGTGGTTTCTGATTTTAGTGATCCAGAAGGAATCGGCTATAATCCAGGAGTTACACTAGCTTTAGAAGATGCTATCAAAGACAATTTAAATTTTGAAATTGTCAATGGCTTTTATGTAGAACGACCGATGAAGGTTGAAAACAAAGCGAATGACCTCGAGTTTAAATGGCCCAATTTTGTCATTTTCACTACTCAAGACTATTTCAAAATGTTTAAATATAAGTTTTTGGCAGGTGATGCGTCTCATGTGTTATCAAATCCAAATAATGTCGTATTAACAGAAAAGCGCGCTGCAGATTATTTTCCCAATATGCTTCCTACCGACATCGTAGGAAAAACGCTGGTATATAATGATTCCCTCAATGTTACTGTCTCTGGTATTGTAGAAAACTTTAAAGAGCGAACCGATTTCGTTTTCGAAGAGTTTATTTCCCGTCCTACCCTTTTGCAAACACGATTAAGGGAAAATGTGTTGAACAAACAATGGGAGAATACAAATTCAGACTCCCAGCTTTTTGTAAAAGTATCGCCTTCCGCAGATTTGAATGCAGTTCAGAAACGATTTGATGATTTGGCTGAAACACATCGCAGTGATGATTCAAAAAAATATGGCTATAAACAGCAATTTAAATTACAACCTCTTAGCGATATCCATTTCAACGAAAACTATGGCATTTACGATTGGAGTAAAGGACAAGCAAGCAAATCGTTATTAACAAGTTTAGCTTTGGTTGCATTATTTCTTTTGGTTTTAGGATGTATCAACTTTATAAATCTAAACACAGCACAAGCATCTCAACGCGCTAAAGAAATTGGTATTCGTAAAACTTTAGGGAGCTCTAGAAAACAACTTATAGGTCAATTTATGGGAGAAACATTTTTATTGGTTTTAACATCAGCCGTGTTGTCATTGGTTCTTTCAAAATGGTTAATTGCTGTGTTTTCAGATTTTGTGCCAGAAGGCTTAGGTTTCGAGTTATTTAAATCTCCACTTATAATTTTAGGTATTCTCATTTTACTGATGGTGGTAACGTTTCTTTCAGGATTTTATCCCGCATTGGTACTGTCAAAATTTAATACAGTTTCGGTGTTAAAAAACCATTTATCGGTTGGAGATAAAAAAATAAAACTACGTAAGTTTTTAACCGTATTTCAGTTTAGTATTGCCCAGATGTTCATTATCGCCACCTTATTGGTTGGTCAACAGATTAATTATTTATTAAGCAAGGATATGGGTTTTAAAACCGATGCTATCGTTTCTGTATATAGCCCGAGAGGTGAACGTGAAATTTCAAAAAAAGAGATTTATGTACAAAAGTTAAAAACCATTCCCGAACTCAAAAAAATAAGTATTGGCGGAGTTGCACCAGCCTCTCTAAATACGAACAGCACAACCGTAACTTATCGGAATGGAGAGAAAGAGGTCAACTCAGAGCTACAGTTTATTTTTGGAGATGCTATGTATTCAGAATTATTTGATCTGAATATTCTTGCAGGTCGGACCTTACGAAATGATACCATTAAAGAATTAGTGATTAATGAAAAGTGTTTAAGAAACTTAGGGTTTGCCAACCCAGATGAAGCGATAGGGAAAACGGTACAACTTAGTAATGAGACTATTCCTATTGTAGGAGTGATGGCAGATTTTCATCAACGGTCGTTAAGGAGTGAGATAAAGCCTATGGCATTAAGAGGCGATTGGAATCGGCCAGATTGGAGTCAATTTCAAGCCATTCATATTGCCTTCCAAAATGCCTCTTCAGAAGATTTAAAAGCGACGCTTTCAAAAATTGAGAATGCTTACAAATCGGTTTATACAGAAACAGATGATTATAGATTGGAGTTTTTGGATGAAACCATTCAGAATTTTTATAACCGCGAGCGAAAAGTTTCAAAGCTCTTAAGTTGGGCAACAGGATTGTCAATTTTAATAAGCTGTTTAGGTTTGCTGGGCCTCGTAATTTATACTACAAACAGACGCGTTAAAGAAATTGGAGTTCGCAAAGTTTTGGGGGCATCTTTATTGCAAATCAATGCCTTATTATGCAAGGAGTTTCTAGTGCTTGTGGCGATAGCTTTTATAGTCGCTGCACCTTTAGCTTGGTTTGGAATTAATAGTTGGTTACAAAATTTCGCATACAAAACCACTATTAGTTTCTGGGTCTTTTTAGTGAGTGGTTTTGCAATGATTTTCTTTGCACTATTGGTTATAAGCGCAAAGACACTACAGGCTGCCAATGCTAATCCTGTTAATTCATTACGATCGGAGTAA
- a CDS encoding ABC transporter permease, giving the protein MILNYIKIAFRTLRKNKGYSLLNIFGLAIGITCASLIFLWVEDELSFDSNFPKQDQVYYVPTHQEYEGEWRTFNSTPGPLAEAMKTEIPGIERTARTKHRDFLLAVGDHSINSSGRFVDEDLINIFSLKFLEGNAEAAFKNPEAIVITQETAEQLYGANQKALGKTLKVNNSDNYVITGVIENMPKNVTFPFNWIAPFERYTKGKEWTQGYGSFFADTFVELSPEADVVAVDKQVRNLLEKKTGDKDSKAFLHSIKDWHLRANFENGKQVGGVIVSVRLFTIIALIILLIACINFMNLSTARSEKRANEVGVRKAMGSGRSRLIIQFISEALILAGIASLVSVLLLFVLLPQFNLLIEKDLVLGLTQPLHVVFLLAITLVCGIFAGLYPAFYLSSFKPVEVLKGLKVTKSSATLIRKGLVVGQFTVSIVFIISTILVYQQIQHVKNRDLGFDKDQLISLNVNGTMIEKFDVIKQDLINTGAITSVGLNNSGVLDGGNNGSNLTWTGGTDTEDVLIFFRYISSDFLKTAGMELKEGRGFSENVAKDSTSVLITESFAKLMGKGSAIGKKVTRGDTYTVIGVVKDYLYDDMYGQSDPVLFFNYLGESSYMYLKTNPKISTKDMLAKVEAVMKKHNPAFPFEYTFMDETFNAKFKSEQLIGKLSQLFALLAIFISCLGLFGLAAYTAEQRKKEIGVRKVLGASISGIVKLLSKDFLKLVGVSILIAIPIAWYAMENWLQDYAYRIEINWWIFIIAGSAAILIAMVTVSFQAVKAATANPVDSLKTE; this is encoded by the coding sequence ATGATCTTAAATTATATAAAAATAGCGTTTAGAACATTACGTAAAAATAAAGGCTATAGCTTATTAAATATTTTCGGATTAGCCATAGGTATTACTTGTGCGAGTTTAATATTTCTTTGGGTTGAGGATGAACTAAGTTTTGATTCAAATTTCCCCAAGCAAGATCAGGTTTATTATGTACCAACGCATCAAGAATATGAAGGCGAATGGAGAACTTTTAATTCTACACCAGGACCTTTGGCAGAAGCTATGAAAACTGAGATTCCTGGCATTGAAAGAACAGCAAGAACAAAACATCGTGATTTTTTATTAGCAGTTGGAGATCATTCCATTAACAGTTCTGGTCGTTTTGTGGACGAGGATCTTATAAACATATTTAGTTTGAAGTTTTTGGAAGGCAATGCCGAAGCTGCTTTTAAAAATCCTGAAGCCATCGTTATTACACAAGAAACAGCAGAGCAACTCTATGGAGCAAATCAAAAAGCGCTTGGTAAAACGTTAAAAGTGAATAATTCGGATAATTATGTTATCACAGGCGTTATTGAGAATATGCCTAAGAATGTTACCTTTCCTTTTAATTGGATTGCGCCCTTTGAACGTTACACAAAAGGTAAAGAATGGACACAAGGTTACGGCAGTTTTTTTGCAGATACCTTTGTGGAATTATCACCAGAAGCAGATGTTGTTGCTGTAGATAAGCAAGTTAGAAATTTACTAGAGAAGAAAACAGGAGATAAGGATTCCAAAGCATTTTTACATTCCATAAAAGATTGGCATCTAAGGGCTAATTTCGAAAATGGAAAGCAAGTAGGTGGTGTAATAGTTTCTGTTCGCTTATTCACAATTATTGCCTTAATCATTTTGTTGATTGCCTGTATTAACTTTATGAATTTGTCCACAGCGCGCAGTGAAAAACGTGCTAATGAAGTTGGTGTTAGAAAAGCAATGGGTTCTGGTCGTTCGAGATTAATTATTCAATTTATATCAGAAGCTTTGATTCTTGCTGGTATCGCATCGTTAGTCAGTGTTTTACTGCTTTTTGTTTTATTACCACAATTTAATTTGCTTATTGAGAAAGATTTAGTGTTAGGACTAACACAGCCATTGCACGTTGTTTTTTTATTGGCAATCACACTCGTTTGTGGAATCTTTGCCGGACTTTACCCAGCCTTCTATTTGTCTTCATTTAAACCTGTCGAAGTTTTAAAGGGTCTAAAAGTCACTAAAAGTTCTGCCACATTGATTAGGAAAGGACTAGTAGTTGGGCAGTTTACAGTGTCAATTGTTTTTATTATCAGTACGATTTTAGTTTATCAGCAAATTCAACATGTAAAAAATAGGGATTTAGGTTTTGATAAAGATCAATTAATTTCCTTGAATGTCAATGGCACTATGATTGAAAAATTTGATGTCATTAAACAAGATTTAATCAATACAGGAGCCATAACCAGTGTTGGTTTAAATAATTCTGGAGTTTTAGATGGTGGCAATAATGGTTCTAATTTAACGTGGACAGGTGGCACAGATACAGAAGATGTGTTGATTTTCTTTAGGTATATCAGTTCAGATTTTTTGAAAACTGCTGGCATGGAACTTAAAGAGGGGCGAGGTTTTAGCGAAAATGTGGCAAAGGATAGTACGAGTGTTTTAATTACCGAATCATTTGCCAAACTTATGGGAAAAGGAAGTGCGATTGGTAAGAAAGTAACACGTGGTGATACATACACCGTAATAGGAGTAGTGAAAGATTATTTATACGATGATATGTATGGACAAAGTGATCCTGTATTATTCTTCAATTATCTAGGTGAGTCCAGTTATATGTATCTAAAAACGAACCCAAAAATTTCTACTAAAGACATGTTGGCCAAAGTGGAGGCGGTTATGAAAAAACACAATCCGGCTTTTCCTTTTGAATACACATTTATGGATGAAACCTTCAATGCCAAATTTAAAAGTGAACAACTCATCGGTAAACTATCTCAACTCTTTGCGTTACTTGCTATATTCATTTCGTGTTTAGGACTTTTTGGATTGGCAGCTTATACCGCAGAACAGCGTAAAAAAGAAATAGGCGTGCGTAAAGTTTTAGGAGCTAGTATTTCTGGTATTGTAAAGTTATTGTCAAAAGACTTTTTAAAACTCGTGGGTGTTTCAATTTTAATCGCCATACCTATTGCTTGGTACGCCATGGAAAATTGGCTTCAGGATTATGCTTATAGAATAGAAATCAACTGGTGGATATTTATAATTGCTGGTTCAGCAGCGATATTAATAGCGATGGTAACTGTAAGTTTTCAAGCTGTAAAAGCCGCAACAGCAAATCCTGTAGATAGTTTAAAAACAGAGTAA
- a CDS encoding head GIN domain-containing protein translates to MKSLKYIIVITLICSGQILLAQTKKTVESFNKVVISPHIETTFVQGNEESVTILDSTEPEDKINIEVSGKTLRVYLDDAKETTKHEKIIIDGMERKVPIYKGKVLTIRVTYKTIDELSLRGEQRTICESTIEVDKFKLKIYGESQVTFNEINFNLFDVDIYGESELTILKGITNTQNITAYGEGKINLLEVESKISKLKAYGEAEFNIKASEQIKFTSYGEATLRYKGHATVKTGLSFGDTTITQIDN, encoded by the coding sequence ATGAAAAGTTTAAAATATATAATAGTAATAACCTTGATTTGCTCAGGTCAAATCTTATTGGCACAAACGAAAAAGACAGTTGAATCATTTAACAAGGTCGTTATAAGTCCTCACATTGAAACCACATTTGTGCAAGGGAATGAAGAATCGGTCACCATTCTCGATAGCACAGAACCAGAAGATAAAATTAATATCGAAGTCAGCGGAAAAACCCTCCGCGTCTATTTAGATGATGCTAAAGAAACTACGAAACATGAAAAAATTATAATTGATGGTATGGAGCGAAAAGTCCCCATTTATAAAGGTAAAGTTTTGACCATTCGTGTGACGTATAAAACTATTGATGAATTGTCACTCAGAGGTGAGCAAAGAACAATTTGCGAAAGTACTATTGAGGTTGATAAATTCAAACTTAAAATTTATGGAGAATCTCAAGTAACGTTTAATGAAATTAACTTTAACTTATTTGATGTTGATATCTATGGCGAAAGCGAATTGACTATTTTAAAAGGCATTACCAATACTCAGAATATTACGGCCTATGGTGAAGGTAAAATCAACTTACTTGAAGTTGAAAGTAAAATATCAAAACTGAAAGCGTATGGTGAAGCAGAGTTTAATATTAAAGCTTCTGAGCAGATTAAATTTACGTCTTATGGTGAAGCGACATTGCGTTATAAAGGCCATGCAACTGTAAAAACAGGATTAAGTTTTGGGGACACCACAATTACACAAATCGACAATTAA